One part of the Terriglobales bacterium genome encodes these proteins:
- a CDS encoding alpha/beta fold hydrolase — MRTVITMTAFLLCFGAATAIAQAVDVRMVGFEKILIDNGSETPLQGGIWYPTSGRSAAQGNRPGVVSNAPVQGDHLPLIVLSHGGGGSYEGHHDTAIALAQAGFVVAAINHSGDSYDGESKVLQLWRRPKQLHTLISYMLGKWSERRILDHKKVGAFGFSNGGFTVLVAAGGIPDLTRIGAYCQAHRDHDLCTAMRRAGIDPRNLPIREPRDAWISDVRIKAIVAAAPAFGFTFDKQGLKNARIPIQIWRAKNDRHQPTPYYEEAVRAALSVPPEYHVVPAAGHYDFLPPCDKRLAAAKPEICSSASGFDRAAFHAEFNVKVVEFFRAHLVD, encoded by the coding sequence ATGCGAACAGTCATTACCATGACAGCCTTTCTGTTGTGTTTTGGTGCCGCGACGGCCATTGCTCAAGCGGTTGATGTCCGCATGGTCGGCTTCGAAAAAATCCTCATCGATAACGGCTCGGAGACACCACTGCAGGGTGGTATCTGGTATCCGACTTCGGGGCGGAGTGCGGCACAGGGGAACAGGCCTGGTGTCGTCTCGAATGCGCCGGTGCAAGGCGACCATTTACCTTTAATTGTGCTATCGCATGGTGGCGGCGGCTCATACGAAGGTCATCACGACACCGCGATCGCTCTCGCTCAGGCGGGCTTCGTGGTCGCGGCAATAAATCATTCCGGCGATTCATACGATGGTGAGAGCAAGGTCCTGCAGCTATGGCGCAGGCCGAAACAGCTCCACACGCTCATCTCATATATGCTTGGGAAATGGTCAGAACGCCGTATCCTTGACCACAAGAAAGTCGGGGCATTCGGATTTTCGAACGGGGGTTTCACAGTCTTGGTGGCAGCTGGCGGCATCCCGGACTTAACACGGATTGGAGCTTACTGCCAGGCTCACCGCGATCACGATTTGTGCACCGCCATGCGCCGAGCGGGTATCGATCCGCGCAATCTCCCAATTCGCGAGCCAAGAGACGCTTGGATTTCCGACGTGCGGATCAAGGCGATTGTCGCCGCTGCTCCGGCGTTCGGATTCACCTTCGACAAACAGGGACTGAAGAACGCCCGCATACCCATCCAGATCTGGCGTGCGAAAAATGACCGTCACCAGCCCACTCCTTATTACGAAGAGGCCGTACGGGCAGCATTGTCTGTTCCACCGGAGTATCACGTGGTACCAGCAGCGGGCCATTACGATTTTTTGCCGCCATGTGATAAACGCCTCGCCGCCGCCAAGCCGGAAATCTGTTCGTCAGCATCCGGTTTCGATCGGGCTGCATTCCACGCGGAGTTCAACGTCAAGGTGGTGGAGTTTTTCCGCGCTCACCTGGTTGACTGA
- a CDS encoding response regulator, with protein sequence MPTLLFVDDDPGLRATMPHVLEMSGYHTTVAASVSEALGFITTMEFDVLLSDLNIGEPGDGFTVVSAMRRSQPKCRNFILTGYPAFESALTAIRAQVDDFFVKPANPTELVEALAKRITEPSQSRGSGNKRVSTLLREQSSAIVKVTLEYMRMDDKLSRLPLNEEDRADHLRLMVQELAETLESKHPEVTPAKTMRAAESHGRMRFEQGFKIELLVRDARMLMRAIHDCLQSHLLELEISTVIPDLKWLDDSLAAQLEVSISSYLRERRRVEETV encoded by the coding sequence ATGCCGACTCTCCTGTTTGTAGATGACGACCCCGGACTACGAGCGACCATGCCGCACGTCTTGGAGATGTCTGGTTACCACACCACAGTCGCGGCGAGCGTATCTGAGGCTCTAGGCTTTATCACCACAATGGAATTCGACGTGTTACTGAGCGACTTGAACATCGGTGAGCCGGGAGACGGATTCACGGTTGTGAGTGCGATGCGCCGTTCGCAGCCCAAATGTCGCAACTTCATCCTGACGGGGTATCCGGCCTTCGAGAGTGCACTGACAGCGATCCGAGCACAGGTAGATGATTTCTTTGTAAAGCCAGCCAATCCAACTGAGTTGGTAGAGGCCCTCGCAAAGCGCATAACCGAACCCAGTCAATCAAGAGGTTCGGGCAACAAGCGAGTATCGACTTTGCTGCGGGAACAATCAAGTGCGATTGTTAAGGTCACTCTGGAGTACATGAGAATGGATGACAAGTTATCCCGACTCCCGCTAAATGAAGAGGACAGGGCAGACCACCTGCGGCTAATGGTTCAGGAACTAGCAGAGACGCTAGAGTCCAAACATCCCGAGGTGACGCCTGCCAAGACGATGCGTGCTGCCGAATCTCATGGAAGAATGAGATTTGAACAAGGCTTCAAGATAGAACTCTTGGTGCGTGATGCTCGCATGCTCATGCGAGCGATCCACGATTGCCTTCAGTCGCATCTTCTGGAACTTGAAATAAGCACTGTCATCCCTGACCTGAAGTGGCTGGACGACAGCCTCGCAGCGCAGTTGGAAGTAAGCATCTCTTCGTATCTTCGTGAGCGGCGTAGAGTCGAAGAAACTGTTTAA
- a CDS encoding HU family DNA-binding protein, whose product MNKTDLTNRIALENETSKASALKMIETMITAITAALKHGDDVTLYGFGTFSTYQRKARNAHNPQTGALIKVASRRAVRFSPGVELKKVVGKK is encoded by the coding sequence ATGAACAAAACAGACCTTACCAACCGAATCGCTCTGGAAAACGAGACTAGTAAGGCCAGTGCACTTAAGATGATCGAAACAATGATCACCGCGATCACCGCTGCCCTGAAGCACGGAGATGACGTAACCCTTTACGGTTTCGGCACCTTCTCCACCTACCAGCGTAAAGCACGGAACGCCCATAACCCACAAACCGGGGCATTGATAAAGGTCGCCTCCAGACGAGCTGTAAGGTTCAGCCCCGGAGTGGAACTCAAGAAAGTGGTGGGGAAGAAATAG
- a CDS encoding helix-turn-helix transcriptional regulator, translating into MARNLKLSKAVANLRTKLELSQGKFGEKLGVSAMAISRWEAATNQPPADCTVAMAKMAPNFEQFWFFLGQIGLTKKDIARRS; encoded by the coding sequence ATGGCAAGGAATCTGAAACTCAGTAAAGCGGTGGCAAATCTCCGTACCAAACTCGAACTATCCCAAGGCAAGTTTGGCGAAAAACTCGGTGTGAGTGCGATGGCGATCTCAAGGTGGGAGGCAGCAACGAATCAACCACCTGCTGACTGCACCGTGGCCATGGCAAAGATGGCTCCCAATTTTGAGCAGTTTTGGTTCTTTCTGGGACAGATTGGTCTGACCAAGAAAGATATTGCACGCCGGTCTTAA